A window of the Nitrosopumilus ureiphilus genome harbors these coding sequences:
- a CDS encoding transcriptional regulator, whose product MSRRITLPQLKKYDITQKVIEALADSESRAILFSIIKKGNTAAELSVKLKIPLSSVYKKLGDLEELTLIEVEKWLLSDKGRKYKVYRSRISKADISIRKPEPTLTLVSN is encoded by the coding sequence ATGTCAAGAAGAATAACTTTGCCACAATTGAAAAAATATGATATTACTCAAAAAGTAATTGAAGCGTTGGCAGATTCTGAATCTAGAGCAATTTTGTTTTCCATAATTAAAAAAGGCAATACAGCTGCAGAACTTTCCGTTAAACTCAAAATTCCTCTTAGCTCCGTTTACAAAAAATTAGGAGATCTTGAAGAGCTTACATTAATTGAAGTTGAAAAATGGCTGTTATCTGATAAAGGTAGAAAATACAAAGTTTACCGAAGCAGAATAAGTAAAGCAGATATCTCTATTAGAAAACCTGAGCCTACACTTACATTAGTCTCAAACTGA
- a CDS encoding DUF4443 domain-containing protein yields the protein MKKNIQILQNIVSRKGSSKVLTFSIPHVFKALQLLSKEKFVSRATFAKEIHLGEGAVKTLISHLKEAKMIETTKSGSFLTEKGEKISKQIQQVIPNECKIKKCDLVIGKNNHAIILKNYDFSIKSGLEQRDYAVLYGSSGCTTILFKENRFVFPGDNRDCFRKDEKTKKHILENLAPEEGDVIIISSSDDPFVAEISAKNSALWTLATN from the coding sequence TTGAAAAAAAATATTCAAATTTTACAAAACATCGTTTCAAGGAAAGGATCAAGTAAAGTTCTAACATTTAGCATACCACATGTATTCAAAGCACTTCAGTTATTATCAAAAGAGAAATTTGTCAGCAGGGCAACATTTGCAAAAGAGATTCATTTAGGTGAAGGTGCAGTTAAAACCCTAATTTCACATCTAAAGGAAGCAAAAATGATAGAGACTACAAAATCAGGAAGCTTCCTTACGGAGAAAGGTGAAAAGATATCTAAACAAATTCAACAGGTCATTCCAAATGAATGTAAAATTAAAAAATGCGATTTAGTTATCGGGAAAAATAATCATGCAATAATTCTAAAAAACTATGATTTTTCAATTAAATCGGGTTTAGAGCAAAGAGATTATGCTGTTTTGTATGGTTCCTCAGGATGTACAACAATTTTGTTTAAGGAGAACAGATTTGTTTTTCCTGGAGACAATAGAGATTGTTTTAGAAAAGATGAAAAAACGAAAAAACACATTTTAGAAAATCTGGCCCCAGAAGAAGGAGACGTAATAATTATTTCATCATCAGACGATCCTTTTGTTGCAGAAATTTCTGCAAAGAATTCTGCATTGTGGACTTTGGCTACGAATTAG
- a CDS encoding ArsR/SmtB family transcription factor gives MSKPNIIQLSEFDITQKIIESLSNVCTRAVLFSVKDTPKDATQLSKELSISLSTVYKTLSNLEDLALIEVDQFIISGEGKKIKQYKSRIGKVEITLTELEPVLNLYPNKNTND, from the coding sequence ATGTCAAAACCTAACATCATTCAATTATCTGAATTTGACATAACTCAAAAAATTATTGAATCTCTTAGTAATGTTTGTACACGAGCAGTATTGTTTTCTGTTAAAGATACTCCAAAAGATGCAACTCAACTTTCTAAAGAATTAAGCATATCACTATCTACAGTATACAAAACACTTTCTAACTTGGAGGATCTTGCCCTAATTGAAGTTGATCAATTCATAATATCTGGAGAGGGCAAAAAAATAAAACAATACAAAAGTCGTATTGGAAAAGTTGAAATCACGTTGACTGAACTTGAACCTGTTTTGAATTTATATCCTAACAAAAACACTAATGATTAA
- a CDS encoding FTR1 family iron permease, whose amino-acid sequence MILVSSSVPNLPIFAETSDVDTEVLFIKEFLSVSVSLIEQNITDGNIDNAKNISKIVSEIFPHSLSYLREYDSELTDEIHVILLDMHSQIGKTEQTILLQDISNLQDLVEDYNPQNPNIGKVVSKLLTIVDEQYQIAYIDNNDSSYSLSTILVNHSSDLFELTNYNDRLSLEVKSFLDELKWKLENKDDFVSIGTLITAINRDLNGTETVVYDKQNIYQTIHELYDELVISLNGGDYQRAEELAIEAYLENFEYLEADIEVVDSELLYKLEIDMREELRQMIKNKQDSDRIILFIEKSILPDLELAEQKVSDSDIFELTIEANAFSDKNLKEMGDASEDAKTGVRNEIDFIRDTLEVLLIQYENGDYESAYTSARTAYLDSYEFVEIPLRAIDPDFTLEVEFQFAELRNSIKQQADYEQIQELTIAIKRNLDESERIVSGTGTLAPSIAFTSSFAIIFREGLESVLILGAIVTYLEASRNTQYKKYIYYGILAAIGATAVTWVIASYIIDISGVNRELIEAIAALSATAVLFYVSFWVLNKIEHKRWMEFVKAKVWQATTTGSVMVFVMLSFFTVYREGFETVLFYQAMSGFAKYMEVYVGLGFVLGIASLLVLYFIMKKLGKKLPLRALFGLTMGVGAYLSIAFLGNAIRELQIIEIIPYTGLIGIIPRLDINLAAMTGIYPTLETIVAQIILFGIYLVASTYVLIMRPRKENQLASMRKSRGIASDT is encoded by the coding sequence ATGATTTTAGTGTCATCGTCAGTGCCTAATTTGCCAATATTTGCAGAAACTTCGGATGTTGATACCGAAGTACTTTTCATAAAAGAGTTTTTGTCGGTTTCAGTTTCCTTGATTGAACAAAACATAACAGATGGAAATATCGATAATGCCAAGAATATTTCAAAAATTGTTTCAGAGATTTTCCCCCATAGTTTGTCTTATCTAAGAGAATATGATTCTGAACTTACTGATGAAATCCATGTAATACTATTAGACATGCATAGCCAAATTGGAAAAACTGAACAAACTATTTTGCTACAAGATATTTCTAATTTGCAAGATCTGGTAGAAGATTATAATCCACAAAATCCAAATATTGGTAAAGTTGTTTCTAAACTATTAACAATAGTTGACGAACAATATCAAATTGCATATATTGATAATAATGATTCATCGTATTCACTTTCTACCATTCTAGTAAATCATTCATCCGATTTGTTTGAATTAACTAATTATAATGACCGATTAAGTTTGGAGGTGAAATCATTTCTTGATGAACTAAAATGGAAATTAGAAAATAAAGATGATTTTGTTTCTATAGGAACTCTCATCACCGCAATTAATAGAGATCTTAATGGTACTGAGACAGTAGTTTATGACAAACAGAATATTTATCAAACAATTCATGAACTCTATGATGAACTAGTAATATCATTGAATGGTGGTGATTATCAAAGAGCTGAAGAGCTTGCCATAGAAGCATATTTAGAAAATTTTGAATATCTAGAAGCCGACATCGAAGTAGTTGATTCAGAACTTCTTTATAAATTAGAAATTGATATGAGGGAGGAACTTCGTCAGATGATAAAAAATAAACAAGATTCAGATAGGATTATCCTCTTTATAGAAAAATCCATTTTACCTGATCTTGAATTGGCCGAACAAAAAGTGTCTGACTCTGATATCTTTGAATTGACAATTGAAGCTAATGCGTTTTCTGATAAAAATTTGAAAGAAATGGGTGATGCCTCCGAAGATGCAAAAACAGGAGTAAGAAATGAAATAGATTTCATTCGAGATACTTTGGAAGTATTACTAATTCAATATGAAAATGGAGACTATGAATCAGCATATACATCCGCAAGAACCGCTTATCTTGATAGCTATGAATTTGTTGAAATTCCATTACGTGCTATTGATCCTGATTTTACTTTAGAAGTAGAATTTCAATTTGCTGAACTTCGAAATTCTATAAAACAACAAGCAGATTATGAACAAATTCAAGAATTAACTATTGCAATTAAAAGAAATCTTGATGAATCTGAGAGAATTGTAAGTGGGACAGGTACTTTGGCCCCTTCAATTGCTTTCACATCCTCATTTGCAATTATATTCAGAGAAGGTTTAGAATCTGTTCTGATTTTAGGCGCAATTGTCACATACCTTGAGGCATCCCGAAATACTCAATACAAAAAATACATCTATTATGGAATTCTGGCAGCAATTGGTGCAACAGCTGTTACTTGGGTAATTGCTTCATATATTATTGATATTTCAGGCGTTAATAGAGAATTAATTGAGGCAATAGCAGCATTATCTGCGACCGCTGTTTTGTTTTATGTCAGTTTCTGGGTTCTGAATAAAATTGAACATAAAAGATGGATGGAATTTGTAAAAGCAAAAGTTTGGCAAGCAACTACTACTGGAAGCGTTATGGTTTTTGTCATGTTGTCTTTCTTTACTGTGTACAGAGAGGGGTTTGAAACTGTCCTATTCTATCAAGCAATGTCTGGATTTGCAAAATACATGGAGGTTTATGTCGGACTAGGATTTGTTTTAGGAATTGCTTCTTTACTTGTTCTTTATTTCATAATGAAAAAATTAGGCAAAAAACTGCCATTACGAGCATTATTTGGATTGACTATGGGCGTAGGCGCATATCTTTCAATTGCATTTTTAGGTAATGCAATTCGTGAATTACAAATTATTGAAATTATTCCATATACAGGACTAATTGGAATAATTCCAAGATTGGATATCAACTTGGCAGCAATGACAGGCATTTATCCTACACTTGAAACAATAGTTGCCCAGATAATCTTGTTTGGGATTTATTTAGTTGCATCAACATATGTCTTGATAATGAGACCTAGAAAAGAAAATCAATTGGCTTCTATGAGAAAATCTAGAGGGATTGCTAGTGATACCTAA
- a CDS encoding PEFG-CTERM sorting domain-containing protein, translated as MNNLKIILGIAVISLLISGIPPGYSFTLGEEWASIKSLLSDAEKSSQINDALDKVNQAKSIYENNFKQAALESDPASNTLIENAFSDIISNLNSGDVSMAELNRQIVDKTIYTIAYLKIDQSIKTQNSEQLLNWYSVMEKKFKISEKESFVTNHAIEEITADADEIEEYGDVIRNELLGIFKLKIVEELEEAVGALEKEDVASAKKFTYEGLYYYRTLHPSVIEKLGEETASELLHEMEESVATTSSETSILEMKNKLVQITEGVELIVREYEGQDLSSVGLALSAIRDRLNLVDEEYADAVDGGKIINQEEYDETLVFLNKAITLFETHYDSFNEISNTDTEALKNNLNQIKSIIDSKGNPSEIGILVAKSQNNVAQLAELYGGVEEITSLEYVAKIKDLLNDVKEHYALGHNDMALQFATTAYLDNYEFIEGDLGYHDPELMEKIEHDLREELREMIRTGAPSEDVNAHVDMILEDLTIAEKIVPEFGTITLLVLLVSITTVVIFSKKLNLSIIKIP; from the coding sequence GTGAATAACTTAAAAATTATTTTGGGAATAGCCGTGATTAGTTTATTGATTTCTGGAATTCCTCCAGGTTATTCATTTACATTGGGTGAAGAATGGGCATCAATCAAGTCATTACTTTCTGATGCTGAAAAATCATCTCAGATTAACGATGCACTAGATAAAGTAAATCAAGCAAAGTCAATATATGAAAATAATTTCAAACAAGCCGCATTAGAATCAGATCCTGCAAGCAACACTTTGATTGAAAATGCATTTTCAGATATTATTTCTAATCTCAATTCTGGTGATGTTTCTATGGCTGAATTAAACCGACAAATTGTAGATAAGACCATTTACACTATAGCATATTTGAAAATTGATCAATCCATAAAAACACAAAATTCAGAACAACTTTTGAATTGGTATTCTGTAATGGAAAAAAAATTCAAAATATCTGAAAAAGAATCATTTGTAACTAATCATGCCATTGAAGAGATCACTGCTGATGCTGATGAAATTGAAGAGTATGGAGATGTAATACGAAATGAATTGTTGGGAATTTTTAAATTAAAAATAGTTGAAGAGCTGGAAGAAGCAGTTGGTGCACTAGAGAAAGAAGATGTTGCCAGTGCTAAAAAATTCACCTATGAGGGATTATACTATTATAGAACACTACACCCATCTGTAATTGAAAAATTAGGTGAAGAAACTGCATCAGAATTATTGCATGAAATGGAAGAATCTGTTGCAACTACATCGAGTGAGACTAGCATCCTTGAAATGAAAAATAAGCTTGTTCAGATTACTGAAGGGGTTGAATTAATTGTAAGAGAATATGAAGGACAAGATCTTTCTAGTGTGGGGTTGGCATTATCTGCAATCAGGGATAGATTGAATCTTGTAGATGAAGAATATGCTGATGCTGTTGATGGTGGAAAAATAATTAATCAGGAGGAATATGATGAGACCCTTGTATTTTTGAATAAAGCAATCACCTTATTTGAGACTCATTATGATTCTTTCAATGAAATCTCAAATACCGATACTGAGGCTTTGAAGAATAATCTAAACCAAATAAAATCCATTATTGATTCTAAAGGAAATCCATCTGAAATTGGCATCCTTGTTGCCAAGTCTCAAAATAATGTTGCACAATTAGCTGAATTGTATGGTGGTGTTGAGGAAATCACTTCTTTAGAATATGTAGCAAAAATTAAAGATTTGTTAAATGATGTCAAGGAACATTATGCTTTAGGACATAATGATATGGCATTACAATTTGCAACTACTGCATATCTTGATAATTATGAATTCATTGAGGGTGATCTAGGATATCATGATCCTGAATTAATGGAAAAAATTGAACATGATCTAAGGGAAGAATTAAGAGAGATGATCAGGACTGGGGCGCCTTCTGAAGATGTAAATGCTCATGTAGATATGATTCTTGAAGATTTAACTATCGCTGAAAAAATTGTTCCAGAATTTGGTACAATTACACTGCTTGTTTTACTGGTATCCATTACCACTGTCGTTATATTTTCAAAAAAACTTAATCTTTCAATAATCAAAATACCCTGA
- the aspS gene encoding aspartate--tRNA(Asn) ligase, which yields MIETELGNLRRSHYSDEITSSMDGKQVTIMGWVLTIRGHGNISFATIRDKNGDISIVAKKGDCPDEIRETISSLKAHSSVAITGKVKSSEKAPSGFEIIPTELRVFSNVEKIPPFEPTAKTVKNIDTRLEVRPIDLRRSTLQHIFKTRSLVLESIRDYFANQKFIEINTPKMIATATEGGAALFPIFYYNKEAFLAQSPQLYKEQLTMSFEKVFEIAPIFRAEPSRTNRHLAEAISIDLEEAFVDYNDVMNRIEEIIKISIQTVNNYVESNSDVGFTTPSIPGVIPRYSYDELVDKMQKAGAKTEWGDDLYPSNLKKIGLEGFYFIKDWPLAPKPFYVKNSKSNPKVSESFDLMFGDLELSSGSTRIEKRDELAERMKNKGMNTDAFEYHLGAFDYGVPPHAGCGIGLERLIMALTGTENIRDVTFYPRDVDRLTP from the coding sequence ATGATAGAAACTGAATTAGGAAATTTACGTAGATCTCATTATTCTGATGAAATTACTTCCTCCATGGATGGCAAACAAGTTACCATAATGGGGTGGGTTTTGACAATTCGTGGTCATGGGAATATCAGTTTTGCAACTATTCGTGACAAAAATGGAGATATTTCAATAGTGGCCAAAAAAGGAGATTGTCCTGATGAAATACGTGAAACTATCTCTTCACTAAAAGCACATTCTTCTGTTGCCATTACTGGAAAGGTTAAATCTTCAGAAAAAGCACCTAGTGGGTTTGAAATAATTCCTACAGAACTTAGAGTGTTCTCAAATGTTGAAAAAATTCCACCTTTTGAGCCAACTGCAAAAACCGTCAAAAATATTGATACTAGACTTGAAGTAAGGCCAATTGATCTTAGACGAAGTACACTGCAACATATTTTCAAAACTAGGAGTCTAGTTTTAGAATCAATTAGAGATTATTTTGCTAATCAAAAATTCATTGAAATCAATACTCCTAAAATGATTGCAACAGCTACTGAAGGTGGTGCTGCACTATTTCCAATATTTTACTATAACAAAGAAGCATTTTTAGCTCAGAGTCCCCAATTGTATAAAGAACAATTAACTATGAGCTTTGAAAAAGTATTCGAGATTGCTCCGATTTTTAGAGCAGAACCCTCTAGAACTAATCGACATCTTGCAGAGGCAATATCTATTGATTTGGAAGAGGCATTTGTTGATTACAATGATGTGATGAATAGGATTGAAGAAATCATAAAGATTTCAATTCAGACTGTGAATAATTATGTTGAAAGTAATTCTGATGTGGGATTTACAACACCATCCATCCCTGGAGTAATTCCAAGATATTCTTATGATGAATTAGTTGACAAAATGCAAAAAGCAGGTGCAAAAACAGAATGGGGCGATGATCTATATCCCTCTAATTTGAAGAAAATAGGTCTTGAAGGATTCTATTTTATCAAAGATTGGCCCCTTGCACCAAAACCCTTCTATGTGAAGAACAGTAAATCCAACCCCAAAGTTTCTGAATCTTTTGATTTAATGTTTGGAGATTTGGAATTATCATCAGGTAGTACAAGAATTGAAAAACGTGATGAACTAGCTGAAAGAATGAAGAATAAGGGAATGAATACTGATGCCTTTGAATACCATCTGGGAGCATTTGATTATGGTGTGCCTCCTCACGCTGGTTGTGGAATCGGTCTTGAGCGGTTAATTATGGCACTTACAGGCACAGAAAATATTCGAGATGTAACATTTTATCCAAGAGATGTTGACAGATTAACACCGTAG
- a CDS encoding CbtB domain-containing protein has translation MSESRQINVSKTGISKLAIVALAIIFAAGLFVVGFDQGHIFSLVYGDQAFTDLYIHELTHDMRHAAGFPCH, from the coding sequence ATGTCTGAATCAAGACAAATTAATGTGTCCAAGACTGGTATTTCAAAACTAGCAATAGTTGCGCTAGCTATAATCTTTGCAGCAGGATTATTTGTTGTAGGATTTGATCAAGGACACATCTTTAGTTTAGTTTATGGTGATCAAGCCTTTACTGATCTTTACATCCATGAACTCACTCATGATATGAGGCATGCAGCAGGTTTTCCTTGTCACTAG
- a CDS encoding hydantoinase/oxoprolinase family protein, whose product MIPKKRIRVGIDVGGTFTKAVAIDAKTGNILGKSTVPTTHVSEKGVSEGIVSALTKLLADTGIHIDEIELISHSTTQAINALLESDTSKVGIIAMGVGPSKKDVIKRTNLQDSSINTNQDIKTVYEFLDTSHLITEEEVEEAISRLKDKGAKVIVATEAFGVDDPSNELFVMNRSTKQNLPSTASHEISGIYGLEIRTLTAAINASVLPKTFQVANYVEDAIRKTGVTAPLMIMKGDGGVSSMNTFKRKPILTVLSGPAASVAGALLHLKITNGIFVEVGGTSTNICIIKNGKPEIRYVTVKDHPTCIRSMDVRILGVAGGSMVGLDKNRISHVGPRSAHIAGLKYSCFADPKDIKTGKIILVKPKPHDKAEYVAIECNQGTYAITNTCAANALGMIEEGDYSHANQESAKIALKILAEHVGVSYHEIAMSIIQTASFEITKTISNILKEFKMNSSTTKLIGGGGGASVLVPFVAKQLGIKYELAEHAEVISSIGVASSMLQEEIEQTMIEPTPERISLVHKKIHAMLVDKGAVPESIVIDSKYISEKSLLRVTAVGNVELDSVETSKNIFTLEDAKKRASEIIDLSVDLIDLSYETDHYFVFTGHIEVKKLFSKKNQHHILVLDRYGKLKLSIKNGKIFQGGKISVLEELDEFLESRHSDIAPQVYLLNDLKLVDYSSLTSPSHILDGVRLELEESEKAAVLIEL is encoded by the coding sequence GTGATACCTAAAAAAAGAATTAGAGTGGGAATTGATGTAGGCGGAACATTTACCAAAGCAGTTGCAATTGATGCAAAAACCGGAAATATTTTGGGGAAATCAACTGTTCCGACAACACATGTTTCTGAAAAAGGAGTCTCTGAAGGCATTGTTTCTGCATTAACAAAACTTCTTGCAGATACAGGAATTCATATTGATGAAATTGAATTAATTTCACACAGCACTACACAAGCAATTAATGCATTACTAGAATCTGATACATCAAAAGTGGGAATTATAGCCATGGGTGTGGGCCCTTCTAAAAAAGATGTGATAAAACGAACTAATTTGCAAGATTCCTCAATCAACACTAATCAAGATATCAAAACTGTATATGAATTCCTAGATACATCTCATTTAATTACTGAAGAAGAAGTCGAAGAAGCAATTTCACGTTTAAAGGATAAAGGAGCAAAAGTAATTGTTGCAACAGAAGCATTTGGTGTAGATGATCCATCAAATGAATTATTTGTCATGAATAGATCGACTAAACAAAATCTTCCTTCTACTGCATCTCATGAGATTTCTGGTATCTATGGATTAGAAATTCGAACATTAACTGCTGCAATTAATGCAAGTGTTTTACCTAAAACATTCCAAGTAGCAAATTATGTGGAAGATGCAATACGTAAAACAGGAGTTACTGCACCATTAATGATAATGAAGGGGGATGGAGGAGTTTCCAGTATGAACACCTTTAAGAGAAAGCCAATTCTTACTGTTCTTTCAGGACCTGCCGCTAGTGTTGCAGGTGCACTTTTACATCTTAAAATAACAAATGGAATTTTTGTTGAAGTTGGAGGAACTAGTACTAACATATGCATTATAAAAAATGGTAAACCTGAAATTCGATATGTCACTGTGAAGGATCATCCTACATGTATTCGTTCAATGGATGTCAGAATTTTAGGAGTTGCAGGAGGAAGCATGGTTGGTTTGGACAAAAACAGAATATCTCATGTTGGTCCTAGAAGTGCCCATATTGCTGGTTTGAAATATTCATGTTTTGCAGATCCTAAGGATATCAAAACAGGAAAAATCATTTTGGTAAAACCAAAACCACATGATAAGGCAGAATATGTTGCTATAGAGTGTAATCAAGGTACATATGCAATTACTAACACGTGTGCAGCCAATGCCTTAGGAATGATTGAAGAAGGTGATTATTCTCATGCTAATCAAGAATCTGCAAAAATTGCTTTGAAGATACTTGCAGAACATGTTGGTGTATCTTACCATGAAATTGCGATGTCTATTATTCAAACTGCATCATTTGAAATTACAAAAACTATTAGTAATATTTTAAAAGAATTCAAAATGAATTCTTCAACCACTAAATTAATCGGGGGTGGCGGTGGTGCTTCAGTACTAGTTCCTTTTGTTGCAAAACAATTAGGAATAAAATATGAACTTGCAGAACATGCCGAAGTAATTTCTTCTATAGGTGTTGCATCTTCAATGCTTCAAGAGGAAATAGAACAAACTATGATTGAACCAACTCCTGAAAGAATTTCTCTAGTTCATAAAAAAATACATGCTATGTTAGTTGACAAAGGCGCAGTACCAGAATCTATTGTTATCGATAGCAAATACATTTCAGAAAAATCACTATTACGTGTAACCGCCGTTGGAAATGTTGAATTGGACAGTGTTGAAACATCCAAGAATATTTTTACATTAGAAGATGCCAAAAAACGAGCTAGTGAAATTATTGATCTTTCAGTAGATCTGATTGATTTAAGCTATGAAACTGATCATTATTTTGTATTTACAGGACATATAGAAGTCAAGAAATTATTTAGCAAAAAAAATCAACATCATATTTTAGTTTTAGATAGGTATGGCAAACTGAAACTTTCTATAAAAAACGGAAAAATTTTCCAAGGTGGAAAGATTTCTGTATTAGAAGAATTAGATGAATTCTTAGAATCTCGACATTCCGACATTGCACCTCAAGTGTACCTCCTCAATGATCTGAAATTAGTGGACTACTCTAGTCTTACTTCACCTTCACATATTTTGGATGGTGTCAGGTTAGAGTTAGAAGAGTCTGAGAAAGCTGCAGTATTGATAGAACTGTGA
- a CDS encoding CbtA family protein, with amino-acid sequence MKTSLFIIIVLISGAFAGFIHGTVNFAIVEPYLDQAIGIENQNLFATGDEEDTPEFWVEYEGYRVWQKSGQILAGVILGISVGALFGIVFALSRNSLPGNNDRKKALVLAGVMWFTIYIIPFLKYPANPPTVGDSETVVIRAILYLSFIAISGIGAVVFYKLSKKFQNKKKLVSLIGYAVFISAVFFVMPENPDEITASMSLVNEFRLMSALGVTSFWVSIGVILGFLWNRFESHKETTPHYN; translated from the coding sequence ATGAAAACATCTCTTTTTATTATAATCGTATTAATTTCTGGGGCTTTTGCAGGATTCATTCACGGAACAGTTAATTTTGCAATTGTTGAACCCTATCTTGATCAAGCCATCGGAATTGAAAATCAAAATCTTTTTGCAACTGGCGATGAGGAAGATACGCCAGAATTTTGGGTAGAATATGAAGGGTATCGAGTTTGGCAAAAAAGTGGGCAGATACTTGCTGGAGTGATTCTGGGAATATCTGTAGGTGCATTATTTGGAATTGTATTTGCATTATCTCGAAATTCATTGCCTGGAAATAATGACCGCAAAAAGGCACTAGTATTAGCTGGAGTTATGTGGTTTACTATTTACATAATTCCATTTCTCAAATATCCTGCAAATCCACCTACGGTGGGTGACAGTGAAACTGTAGTGATAAGAGCAATTCTGTATCTTTCTTTTATAGCAATATCTGGAATTGGTGCAGTTGTTTTTTACAAATTGTCAAAGAAATTTCAAAACAAGAAAAAACTTGTATCTTTAATTGGTTACGCTGTTTTCATTTCTGCGGTTTTTTTTGTAATGCCAGAAAATCCAGATGAAATTACTGCCTCCATGAGTCTGGTTAATGAGTTTAGATTGATGTCTGCACTGGGTGTTACTTCATTTTGGGTATCAATAGGTGTCATTCTTGGATTCTTGTGGAATCGATTTGAATCTCATAAAGAAACAACACCTCATTATAATTGA
- a CDS encoding formate--phosphoribosylaminoimidazolecarboxamide ligase yields MSHPHIVHKVQNIIVNIVMTAIATLGSHCALQVLKGAKDEGMKTILVCEKKREKLYRRFPFIDELILVDSFKEILEQKCQSILEENQAVLIPHGTLIAQMSSEEIESIKTPVFGNKWILRWESDREMKEKLMVEAKLPVPKPVTDPKDINKLVIVKRQGAAGGKGYFMAANEEDYNTKRNQLIADGVISKDEALYIQEYAAGVLAYLQFFYSPLKEELEFFGVDQRHESDIEGIARIPSEQQLKSNKVPSFNVIGNSPLVLRESLLEEVYNMGENFVEASKRMVSPGMNGPFCIEGVYNENAKFTSFEFSARIVAGTNIYMDGSPYYSLLFNESMSMGKRIAREIKMALANNQLEKITT; encoded by the coding sequence ATGTCACATCCGCACATAGTTCATAAGGTACAAAATATTATTGTTAACATCGTAATGACAGCCATAGCAACACTAGGATCTCACTGTGCTTTACAAGTGCTCAAAGGTGCCAAAGATGAAGGCATGAAAACTATCCTTGTTTGTGAAAAGAAGCGAGAAAAACTGTATCGAAGATTCCCATTTATCGATGAATTAATTCTGGTAGACTCTTTTAAAGAGATTTTAGAGCAGAAATGTCAATCAATTTTGGAAGAAAATCAAGCTGTCTTGATACCACACGGTACGTTAATTGCACAAATGAGTTCTGAGGAAATTGAATCTATCAAAACTCCTGTGTTTGGAAACAAATGGATTCTGAGATGGGAATCAGACAGGGAAATGAAAGAAAAACTGATGGTAGAAGCAAAACTTCCAGTACCAAAACCAGTAACAGATCCTAAAGACATTAACAAATTAGTGATTGTCAAAAGACAAGGTGCTGCAGGTGGAAAAGGGTACTTTATGGCAGCAAATGAAGAAGATTACAATACAAAAAGAAATCAATTGATTGCAGATGGAGTCATTTCAAAGGATGAAGCACTTTACATTCAAGAATATGCAGCAGGTGTGCTGGCATATTTGCAATTCTTTTACTCTCCATTAAAAGAAGAGTTGGAGTTTTTTGGTGTTGATCAAAGACATGAATCAGACATCGAAGGTATTGCTAGAATTCCCTCAGAACAACAATTAAAATCAAACAAAGTTCCATCGTTCAACGTAATCGGTAATAGCCCTCTGGTTTTAAGAGAATCACTTTTAGAGGAGGTTTACAACATGGGAGAAAATTTTGTAGAGGCATCAAAGAGAATGGTGTCACCTGGAATGAATGGCCCATTTTGTATAGAGGGTGTTTATAATGAAAATGCAAAATTCACATCTTTTGAGTTTTCAGCAAGAATTGTTGCAGGAACCAATATCTACATGGATGGTTCGCCATATTACTCATTACTGTTTAATGAGTCTATGAGTATGGGGAAAAGAATTGCCCGTGAAATAAAGATGGCATTAGCAAACAATCAGTTAGAAAAAATTACTACCTAA